In Thermanaeromonas sp. C210, the following proteins share a genomic window:
- the ldhH gene encoding L-lactate dehydrogenase (quinone) large subunit LdhH, with translation MASRDFQQRLQKALQNPSLRGALERFADSYVVSREQVFAGRDFQALRERIAAIKADAAGRYEELAREFARQVTERGGKVFFASSAAAARDYILKVAQEHRVTEIVKSKSFATEEIHLNEHLEGHGIRCFETDLAEWILQLMPGERPSHMVMPAIHLPKEEVARVFSNYLGEPVEPDIKNMVRIARRELRERFLRAGLGISGANIAVAETGTVIICTNEGNGRLATTVPPVHIAVFGYEKLVPRMMDVVPILEALPRSGTAQPITSYVTMITGPVPVERDGREGPKEFHVVLLDNGRLKMAADPVFKEALQCIRCAACTNVCPVFQLVSGQVYGFIYSGGIGSILTAFFNSLADAADPQSLCIGCRRCAEVCPAHVNIPDLVLRLRERVVKEQGLPLSYRAALRGVVAHPGRMYTLVKAASRLQGPLSRGQPFIRRLPFFDNFTRGRSLPALAREPLRDRARRLAPPPERPRLRAAFYSGCVIDFMYPEIGEAIFALLREAGAEIVFPAGQGCCGAPASYAGDPDTTLHLARLNIASLEGAGADVVVTACPTCAVALKYDYPRLLGRDEVWSRRAQSLAAKVKDFTELVGELGPLPRLQGEAEAAVKVTYHDSCHYKRHLHLDQVAREVLREQAGVELVEMAESERCCGFGGSYTLKYPEISRALLERKLRRIQETGAKVVATDCPGCLIQLRGGLDQKGSPIRVMHTAEVLYRAGFKAERVE, from the coding sequence ATGGCCAGTAGGGATTTCCAACAGAGGCTTCAAAAGGCCCTTCAAAATCCGAGCCTGCGCGGGGCTCTGGAGCGTTTTGCCGACTCTTATGTGGTTTCCCGGGAACAGGTTTTTGCCGGCCGGGATTTTCAAGCCCTGCGGGAGAGGATAGCGGCCATCAAGGCGGACGCCGCCGGCCGGTATGAAGAGCTGGCCCGGGAATTTGCCCGGCAGGTTACGGAGCGGGGCGGTAAGGTTTTCTTCGCCTCCAGTGCTGCGGCGGCTAGGGACTATATTCTGAAAGTCGCCCAGGAACACAGGGTTACGGAGATAGTTAAATCCAAGTCCTTCGCCACCGAGGAAATTCACCTGAACGAACACCTGGAGGGGCACGGCATCCGCTGCTTCGAAACCGATCTGGCCGAGTGGATACTGCAGCTCATGCCGGGAGAGCGGCCTTCCCACATGGTCATGCCGGCCATCCACCTCCCCAAGGAAGAGGTGGCCCGGGTCTTCAGCAATTACCTCGGGGAACCCGTGGAACCGGACATCAAGAATATGGTGCGCATTGCCCGCCGGGAACTGCGGGAGCGCTTCCTCAGGGCGGGCCTCGGCATAAGCGGGGCCAACATCGCGGTGGCGGAAACGGGCACTGTGATCATCTGTACCAATGAGGGTAACGGCCGCCTGGCCACTACCGTGCCCCCCGTCCACATAGCGGTTTTCGGGTACGAAAAGCTGGTGCCTCGTATGATGGATGTGGTGCCTATCCTGGAGGCCCTTCCCAGGAGCGGGACGGCCCAGCCCATTACCAGCTATGTCACCATGATAACCGGCCCGGTCCCGGTAGAACGGGACGGTAGGGAAGGTCCCAAGGAATTCCACGTGGTTTTGCTGGACAACGGCCGGTTGAAGATGGCGGCAGACCCCGTGTTCAAAGAGGCGCTGCAGTGCATCCGCTGTGCGGCCTGTACCAACGTATGCCCGGTCTTCCAGCTGGTGAGCGGCCAGGTATACGGCTTTATTTATTCCGGGGGAATCGGGAGCATCCTCACGGCCTTCTTTAATTCCCTGGCCGACGCGGCCGATCCCCAGAGCCTCTGCATAGGCTGCCGCCGGTGCGCGGAGGTCTGCCCGGCCCACGTTAATATTCCCGATCTGGTGCTGAGGCTGCGGGAAAGGGTGGTAAAAGAACAGGGCCTGCCGTTATCTTACCGGGCGGCCCTGCGGGGGGTAGTGGCCCACCCGGGGCGGATGTACACCCTGGTTAAAGCGGCCTCCCGGCTCCAGGGCCCCTTGAGCCGCGGCCAGCCTTTTATCCGCCGCCTGCCCTTCTTCGACAACTTCACCCGGGGGAGGAGCCTGCCGGCCCTGGCCCGGGAACCCCTGCGGGACCGCGCCAGGCGCCTGGCCCCACCGCCGGAGCGGCCGCGCCTGCGGGCCGCCTTTTACAGCGGCTGCGTAATCGATTTTATGTACCCGGAGATAGGGGAGGCCATTTTCGCGCTCCTTCGGGAAGCCGGGGCGGAGATAGTTTTTCCCGCAGGTCAGGGATGCTGCGGTGCACCGGCCTCTTACGCCGGCGACCCCGATACAACCCTGCACCTTGCCCGGCTGAACATTGCCTCGCTGGAAGGGGCGGGGGCCGACGTGGTGGTGACGGCCTGTCCCACCTGCGCCGTGGCCCTAAAGTATGATTATCCCCGCCTCCTGGGCCGGGATGAAGTATGGTCCCGGCGGGCCCAGAGCTTGGCGGCCAAAGTCAAGGATTTCACCGAGCTCGTCGGGGAGCTGGGACCCCTCCCGCGGCTCCAGGGGGAGGCGGAAGCTGCGGTAAAGGTTACCTATCATGACTCCTGCCACTACAAGCGCCACCTCCACCTGGATCAGGTAGCCCGGGAGGTGCTGAGAGAACAGGCCGGGGTGGAACTGGTGGAGATGGCCGAGAGCGAGCGGTGCTGTGGCTTCGGCGGTTCTTATACCCTTAAATACCCGGAAATCAGCCGGGCCCTCCTGGAGCGCAAGCTCCGGCGGATACAGGAAACCGGGGCTAAAGTGGTGGCCACGGACTGTCCCGGGTGCCTCATACAACTGCGCGGCGGCCTGGACCAGAAGGGGAGCCCCATCCGGGTCATGCACACCGCGGAAGTTCTTTACCGGGCAGGATTTAAGGCCGAGAGAGTCGAATAA
- a CDS encoding FadR/GntR family transcriptional regulator, translating to MELKPIHTRKIYEEIVRQIKELIGDGNLKPGDRLPSERELAERLGVSRASVREALTALAAMGVISVRPGEGTFVQTVRNGAIVEPLAMALLMDRQAAVDLFEARGVLESEAAALAARRGSKEDIEKLGEIIKEMERQLEENDLLEEETDVRFHLIIAEAAHNSVLARLMYTVSETMRQVLRDSRRRLYEAPGNSEKLLEQHRLIYQAIASRDGRAARRAMSRHLHFVIRELKRER from the coding sequence TTGGAGTTAAAGCCCATCCATACCAGGAAGATCTACGAAGAGATCGTCCGGCAGATTAAAGAGCTGATCGGGGACGGGAACCTGAAACCGGGAGATAGGCTGCCGTCGGAGCGGGAGCTGGCGGAGCGACTGGGTGTCAGCCGGGCTTCGGTCCGGGAGGCCCTGACGGCCCTGGCGGCCATGGGGGTCATTTCAGTGCGACCGGGGGAAGGAACCTTTGTCCAAACGGTGCGCAACGGTGCTATTGTGGAACCCCTGGCCATGGCCCTGCTAATGGACCGCCAGGCCGCCGTGGACCTTTTCGAGGCCCGGGGGGTGCTGGAAAGCGAGGCGGCGGCTTTGGCTGCCCGACGCGGCAGCAAAGAAGATATAGAAAAGCTGGGGGAAATAATAAAGGAGATGGAGCGGCAGCTGGAAGAGAACGACCTGCTGGAGGAGGAAACCGACGTCAGGTTTCACCTGATCATAGCCGAAGCCGCCCATAACAGCGTGCTGGCCCGTTTGATGTATACGGTTTCCGAAACCATGCGCCAGGTATTGCGGGATAGCCGCCGGCGCCTGTATGAGGCCCCGGGCAATTCGGAAAAACTTTTAGAACAGCACCGGCTCATTTACCAGGCCATAGCTTCCCGCGACGGCCGCGCTGCCCGGCGGGCCATGAGCCGGCACCTCCATTTTGTAATCCGCGAGTTGAAGAGGGAAAGGTAA
- a CDS encoding class I SAM-dependent methyltransferase: MDIIHQSSFWVQAWQEARRQSLYGRALPGRQGSAWWDRRAAGFAARGRGGEAQKRLAKVLHLLGHHGGLEPEAEVLDIGCGPGNYALALARRVKKVVALDPSPAMLSLLKARMEEEGIHNIEPVQLPWEEVDLDGLGWRGRFRVVLALMTPGIHDVATLKKMIDASAGICLLAGHLRQEEEARRELWSKVMGGPLPSLPEDALYVFSLLYSWGYLPSLELELRSSSREIPAGEAVEELLNFFYPYTELTEKVRQAVEDYVNARSRDGIYLQKKEFVTAYLCWSVEISG, encoded by the coding sequence ATGGACATTATCCACCAAAGCTCCTTTTGGGTACAGGCCTGGCAGGAGGCGCGCCGGCAGTCCCTTTACGGTCGCGCGTTACCGGGAAGGCAGGGGAGCGCCTGGTGGGACCGCCGGGCGGCCGGGTTCGCCGCCCGCGGCAGGGGCGGTGAAGCCCAGAAGCGGTTGGCCAAGGTACTACACTTGTTGGGGCACCACGGCGGTCTGGAACCGGAGGCCGAAGTGCTGGATATAGGCTGCGGGCCGGGGAATTATGCCCTCGCCCTGGCCCGCCGCGTTAAAAAGGTGGTGGCCCTAGACCCCTCTCCGGCCATGCTGTCCCTTCTTAAGGCCCGGATGGAGGAAGAGGGCATCCATAATATTGAGCCGGTGCAGCTCCCCTGGGAAGAAGTGGATCTGGATGGGCTGGGCTGGCGGGGGCGCTTCCGGGTGGTGCTTGCTCTAATGACCCCGGGGATTCACGATGTGGCAACCTTAAAGAAAATGATAGACGCCTCCGCGGGAATATGTCTCCTGGCAGGTCACCTGCGCCAGGAGGAAGAAGCCCGGCGGGAACTGTGGTCAAAGGTGATGGGCGGGCCCCTACCTTCTCTGCCGGAGGATGCCCTGTATGTTTTTTCCCTCCTTTATTCCTGGGGGTACTTACCCTCTTTGGAGCTGGAGCTCAGGTCGAGCAGCCGGGAGATACCGGCCGGGGAGGCCGTGGAAGAATTGCTCAATTTCTTTTACCCTTACACGGAGCTGACCGAGAAGGTGCGGCAGGCGGTTGAAGATTATGTAAACGCTCGTTCCCGGGACGGGATTTACCTTCAAAAGAAAGAATTCGTGACGGCCTATCTCTGCTGGTCGGTGGAAATTTCGGGGTGA
- a CDS encoding ISL3 family transposase, with protein sequence MHKINTFTLEGQENFGKILQTILEAPRDQGDIVLRVTIDPPAVCPACNEGKLHRHGFLKGREKKPKERKVRHAFLYGRWVILSWVPVRYKCYRCKKTYTLRPPGTNAWARFTKLGVQIVVYYAQRMSFTGAAQILNLTPGRVIRIVDKYIQPGLRGDDTQGPVVLTLDELSFSGKDFVCVVGRLAPDKRPLSILEDVRTATIRAYLEGLKEAGVKVEAVVIDMKDSWRKLIKTVFPSAKIIVDPFHVIQDANRRLNEARKVEQEASKENIPRLPLIKAKERLTPRQRETLEKIRNKYPSLYELYQLKEDLRQILKMDRVEEAQAALSRWLINAECAEDAEGRVWARTIKSWRSEILNLVTYTQQGRRYTNGYIEGKNTLIKMLKRLSFGFGNRTHFIKKMFLGCCPQNLIPQLLT encoded by the coding sequence ATGCATAAGATTAACACGTTCACTCTTGAAGGACAAGAGAATTTTGGGAAAATACTACAGACTATTTTAGAAGCACCTCGCGACCAGGGAGATATTGTGTTAAGGGTGACCATAGACCCTCCAGCCGTATGTCCGGCATGCAACGAAGGCAAATTACATAGACATGGCTTTTTAAAGGGAAGGGAGAAGAAGCCCAAAGAAAGGAAAGTTCGTCATGCTTTTTTATACGGGAGGTGGGTTATTCTCTCTTGGGTGCCGGTACGGTATAAGTGTTATCGTTGTAAGAAGACTTATACCCTTCGTCCTCCGGGTACCAACGCCTGGGCCAGATTTACAAAATTAGGGGTGCAGATAGTAGTTTATTATGCCCAGAGGATGAGCTTTACCGGTGCTGCCCAAATATTAAACCTCACTCCTGGTAGGGTTATAAGAATAGTGGACAAGTATATCCAGCCCGGTCTTCGCGGGGATGATACTCAAGGGCCCGTAGTGTTAACCTTAGATGAGCTATCCTTTAGCGGGAAGGATTTTGTATGCGTAGTAGGGAGGTTAGCACCGGACAAGAGACCTTTGAGTATTTTAGAGGACGTGAGAACGGCTACTATAAGGGCTTATCTAGAGGGGCTCAAAGAAGCCGGGGTGAAAGTAGAGGCGGTAGTAATTGATATGAAAGACTCTTGGCGGAAGTTAATCAAAACGGTTTTTCCTTCAGCCAAGATAATAGTAGACCCCTTCCATGTAATTCAGGACGCCAACCGTCGCCTAAATGAAGCCCGGAAAGTAGAACAAGAAGCAAGCAAGGAGAACATACCTCGCCTACCTTTGATTAAGGCTAAGGAGAGACTTACTCCCAGACAACGAGAGACGTTAGAAAAAATTAGAAATAAATACCCGTCCCTCTATGAACTATACCAGCTAAAGGAAGATTTGCGCCAGATCCTAAAGATGGACCGGGTAGAGGAGGCTCAAGCTGCCTTAAGCCGTTGGCTCATAAATGCCGAATGCGCCGAAGATGCAGAAGGACGGGTATGGGCGCGTACTATCAAGTCTTGGAGGTCAGAAATATTAAATTTGGTAACATATACTCAACAAGGTCGGCGGTATACTAATGGCTATATTGAAGGTAAAAACACCTTAATTAAAATGTTAAAACGCTTAAGTTTTGGCTTTGGCAATCGTACCCATTTCATCAAGAAAATGTTTCTGGGATGCTGCCCCCAAAATCTAATCCCACAACTATTGACATAG